A stretch of the Gossypium hirsutum isolate 1008001.06 chromosome D07, Gossypium_hirsutum_v2.1, whole genome shotgun sequence genome encodes the following:
- the LOC121219602 gene encoding esterase, giving the protein MMKKSVIYHQLLCLFLTSLSFSFPGKSMDPTRTIFIFLSLLLYGSTTGFSRVFSSESCRFPAIFNFGASNSDTGGFAAAFFQPKPPYGDTFFGMPSGRACDGRLIVDFTVENLDLPFLSSYLNSLAINFSHGANFATVSSTIRLPTADVIPQGQASPFYLSLQCSQFAQFKNRSQIIRRQGGIYASLMPREETFAKALYTFDIGQNDLTQSLFLNMTIVQVIAAIPDIVNHFSDNIKNLYSLGARLFWVYNMRPIGCFPQILTSFPSAKKDSVGCAKPYNRLAQRFNAELKNALARLRIEFPLATIVYVDLYSALYSLYTHPTKNGFERPLVACCGYGGKYNYGRDAACGETINVNGKNIMVGSCKDPSVRVSWDGVHFTEAANKFAFDLVSSGNFSNPPIPLKLACHHR; this is encoded by the exons ATGATGAAGAAATCTGTTATATACCACCAGCTCTTGTGTTTATTTCTAACAtccctctccttttcttttccagGCAAATCCATGGATCCTACCAGGACcatattcatttttctttctcttcttttataTGGTTCTACTACCGGTTTCAGTCGCGTTTTCTCTTCAGAAAGTTGTCGTTTTCCggcaatttttaattttggtgcCTCTAATTCTGATACCGGTGGCTTCGCTGCCGCCTTCTTTCAACCTAAGCCACCTTATGGAGACACCTTTTTTGGAATGCCGTCCGGAAGAGCATGTGATGGACGACTCATTGTTGATTTCACTG TTGAGAATTTGGATTTGCCATTCCTAAGCTCTTACCTAAATTCACTGGCAATCAATTTCTCACATGGCGCGAATTTCGCGACGGTGTCTTCCACCATAAGATTACCGACGGCTGATGTTATCCCCCAAGGCCAAGCCAGTCCATTCTACCTATCTTTACAATGTTCACAATTTGCTCAGTTCAAAAATAGATCCCAAATTATTAGAAGACAAG gagGAATATATGCAAGTCTAATGCCAAGGGAGGAAACTTTTGCCAAGGCATTATACACTTTCGACATCGGCCAAAATGATCTCACGCAAAGTCTCTTCCTTAACATGACCATAGTGCAAGTTATTGCTGCCATCCCTGATATAGTCAACCACTTCTCAGACAATATCAAG AATCTATATAGTTTAGGAGCAAGGTTATTTTGGGTTTACAACATGAGGCCAATCGGTTGCTTTCCACAAATTCTAACTAGTTTTCCATCAGCTAAAAAGGACTCCGTCGGTTGTGCAAAGCCGTATAATCGATTAGCTCAACGTTTCAACGCCGAGTTGAAGAATGCATTGGCTCGACTTAGGATTGAGTTTCCTTTAGCTACAATTGTTTATGTAGACCTCTACTCTGCTCTATACTCTTTATACACTCACCCGACCAAAAATG GATTTGAACGTCCTCTTGTTGCTTGTTGTGGTTATGGAGGTAAGTACAACTATGGCAGAGATGCAGCATGTGGAGAAACAATTAATGTTAATGGAAAAAACATTATGGTGGGATCATGTAAAGACCCATCAGTTCGAGTGAGTTGGGATGGAGTTCATTTCACTGAAGCTGCAAATAAGTTTGCTTTCGATCTTGTGTCGTCTGGAAATTTCTCAAATCCACCTATTCCTTTGAAACTGGCATGCCACCATAGGTAA